The Solanum pennellii chromosome 4, SPENNV200 genomic interval TCTGGAGCAAAACCTTTATTTTTCCTTGATTATTTTGCAACCAGCCGACTTGATGTTGACCTTGCAGAGAAGGTACTTCTGGCCACATTTATCAATCTCACTTCCTGGCATTTCTATAGCCTTATTCAAACTGGTGTGTTGTCGTTTTCCAGTAAAACAGAGTTGGCTTCTTACATGTATGCAGGTCATAAAAGGTATTGTGGATGGTTGCCAGCAATCTGACTGTGCTCTTCTAGGGGGAGAGGTACCTATAAATCCATTTTCCTCTAAAAATCACTCCTAGTAAAAAAAATGTGACTCATATTCCACATCAAAAACATTATATATGAATGACAAAATATTGAGCTGCTGTTTCTAACTAAAGAATTTCAGCATAAAGTTGATTGCTGTTTTTTTCCGATTGATGTGTGCATCGAGTCAATGAGACATTCTGGATCACGTATTAAAACTTGTAGCATGCCACTTTCTTGTTTCGTCACTAGTGTTTTGGACGGCGAGAGGCGACAAAAGGCGACAAGGGCCTGCCTCGCCACGCTCGCCGCTCGCCTTTTTGAATCGAGGcgccaattaataccaaaaattaaaaatatttaattgcacatataatattcaaaatttcaatagcAATTACATATCTTACAAATACTATAATAATTACAAtagaaagaattattttttttcaaaaaaataatggacTGCAGGCAGTCATAGACTCACAGCACAGTGAAAACAGAAGGCATTTTACAGTAATCTGGGACAAAACAGAGAGTGAAGAAAATAGAGTAGTGAAgaaaacttgaagaaaacaGAACTGAAAGTCTGAAacgaaaattgaagaagaagaacagaaaaaaaGAGGTATACCTCAGGTCTTCAGCAGCAGCAACTCGAAGATGATGGAGACCAGGAGAAGAGATCGCGAGGGGAAGAGAGTCGCGAGAGGAAGAGAGTCGGGgagattttgaaaatataaaaaaaaaactaattttgactaatatagttaagtcaattttcaaaaaataaaataaaataaaaaaggcgCCGCCTTTTCTGGTGCCATTAGGTCGCCATGGGCCGCCTTTTGCATACCGCCTCGCCTCGCCTCAGTGGGGAATGGCAAGGAGGCCTCTCCTCGCCTCTCCTCTCCCCAAAGGCGATGAGGCGCTCGCCATTCACAACACTGTTCGTCACACCCTTCCTTTTCTTGTGTTATTATGGGTTAGTATACTACTGcatataattttctctctctttctctctgaCTCACGCCTCCACATACGGCTCTGTGAGAAGGGTGGTGGAAGGTCCCAAAATGTTGGTTTTGTTTCATGACATGGAAATGTGTAGTAagatgtgtttttatttttatttttatgtaggATTGACTGAAGTAATCTAGTATATCTGTTGGAGTGTGAGTGATGACATGTGtttaattattatatgtttGGTAAACCATGTTTTGAAACTAGAAACAATCTTCTTCTCGGTTGATTTAATGTGTGTTTCAGACTGCAGAGATGCCAGATTTCTATGCGGAAGGCGAGTATGACCTCAGTGGGTTTGCTGTTGGCATTGTGAAAAAGGATTCAGTTATTGACGGGAAAAACATCAAGGTTGGAGACGTTCTTATTGGTTTACCATCTAGTGGAGTTCATTCAAATGGGTTTTCTCTCGTTAGAAGGTTTGTCTACCATGAGAGGAATTATGTGTTATCAGTGCATTTTCGTTTGATTTACATGCTTTTCTTTCCTTCCGTTGGATGATGATAATATGCTACCTGTGTAGGGTTCTGAAGCAAAGTGGCCTTTCTTTGAAAGACCAACTTCCTGGTGAATCTATTACACTTGGTGAAGCTTTGATTGCCCCAACTGTTATATATGTTAAACAGGTTTCACCTTtggttttcttttcttctacttctattaataaaatttcaatttttaatattgGGTATGCAGTAATGTGTTTCACGGATTTGGAAAATGCAGGTTCTTGATATTATTAGCAAAGGAGGGGTTAAAGGAATAGCCCATATTACCGGAGGTGGCTTCACTGACAATATCCCTAGAGTATTTCCCAAAGGCCTTGGAGCCCTTATTTATGAAGGGTCTTGGACAATTCCTCCTGTTTTTAAATGGATTCAAGAGGTGATACCTTTTGACACTTACTTGAATGTTCTTCCACTAATTACTTGCACATGGGGATACTAATCGCTTGCCCTTCTATTGCatgttatttattcttaatgTTGGTGATATGGTCATTGAAATGTAGGCCGGAAGAATAGAAGATGCTGAGATGATGCGTACTTTCAATATGGGAGTGGGTATGGTCCTTGTAGTAAGTCCAGAAGCAGCTGATC includes:
- the LOC107018110 gene encoding phosphoribosylformylglycinamidine cyclo-ligase, chloroplastic/mitochondrial, encoding MNTSCGANLELSRCIAAYPVCRLKSSIFESRSCIPKLQGFSKKLLPLCKDINARSNKERSIPFSVNCSASQVDTAADETSSLTYKDAGVDIDAGSELVKRIAKMAPGIGGFGGLFPLGDSYLVAGTDGVGTKLNLAFETGIHDTIGIDLVAMSVNDIVTSGAKPLFFLDYFATSRLDVDLAEKVIKGIVDGCQQSDCALLGGETAEMPDFYAEGEYDLSGFAVGIVKKDSVIDGKNIKVGDVLIGLPSSGVHSNGFSLVRRVLKQSGLSLKDQLPGESITLGEALIAPTVIYVKQVLDIISKGGVKGIAHITGGGFTDNIPRVFPKGLGALIYEGSWTIPPVFKWIQEAGRIEDAEMMRTFNMGVGMVLVVSPEAADRILMEVQKTSIAYRIGEVVKGDGVSYS